GATAAGCGAAGCGCTATCCGGCACCTTCATGCCGTATTACTTTTTAACGTTAAACTTCTTCTGCCAGACCAGCAGCTCAAACACGCCAAACAGGAAAATACGGACTTTCTCGCCGGTGGTCATTTGCGGTCCGTCTTTGGGCAGGGTGGACTTCAGTAGCGCCAGCTGCATGCCGTGCATCAGTACCATAAACACGAGGGCGACGTTAACGAAGATGTTGAGCGGTCGCGGGAAGGGTTGCACCAGGTTTAACAATAAGAATGTCCACACGCCGAGCATCAGTAGTCGACCAAGATTAATCAGCATCGCTTTCTCCTTGTGCTTCGCGTTGATACAAACGGTACGCGACCTGCCCGGCGATTTTTTCCCGGTACAATGACCAGTTCGTCGGCACGGTCGGCAGACCGTTTTCCACTTCGCTTTCCACATAAATCCAGGCAACATCCGCCAGCCAGCCGTGAGTTTCCAGCAGGTTTAAAGTTTCTTCCAGTAACCCTTTACGAAACGGCGGATCGACAAATACCACGTTATGCGGCGTGCCTGACTGCGTCAGGAATGTCAGGGTATCCGTGTTAACGACTTTTGCATTCCCTGCTTTCAGCGTAGCCAGGTTCTTTTGTAACTGCTGAGAGACTGCGCGATCCCTCTCCAGCAGCGTGGCGCCAGCGGCATAGCGTGATAGTGCTTCCAGCCCCAGTGCGCCGCTTCCGGCAAAACAGTCCAGACATTGGGCTTCTACTATCACCGGTGCCAGCCAGTTAAACAGCGTTTCACGCACGCGATCCGTTGTCGGACGGAGACCAGGGCTATCGGGGACCGGGAGTTTGCGGCCGCGCCATTGTCCGCCAATAATGCGGATTTGGCCGCTACCTGAGTGATTCGTTTTTTTCATTTCTGTTGCTCAAACCGCCGCGTGCAGATGATTCCAGGCGGTGATGTGGATTAAGTAAAGTGATAGACTATTTCATCATTTTTTTTAGCGTCTATACACAAAATCATTCAGGATGCCTCAAAGCGGCAAGAGAATGAGTCCCCAGGAGCGTAATCGCAGATGGCAAAACAGAAAAAACGTGGCTTCTTTTCCTGGCTGGGCTTTGGTGAAAAAGAGCAGGAACAAGAACAAAAAACCGAAGATCAGCAGGGTGTTGAAGCGCAATTACCGTCCGACGAACCCGTTGAAACGGCGGCTGACGTAGAAGCGCAAGCGCCGCTTCACAGCAAAGAAGAGGCTGAAGCCTTTGCTGAGGAAGTGGTTGAGGTGACGGAACAGGTTCAGGAAATCGAAACCATCCAGTCAGTAGAACCCGCTGTCGCGAAAGAGCATGTTGACGCGCAGGTTGAGCCGCAGATTGCCGTTGCGCACGAAGAGCTGCCGTTGCCGGAAGAGGTGAAAGCCGAAGAGGAAACCTCCGCCGAAGAGTGGCAGGCCGAAGCGGAAACCGTTGAGATTGTTGAAGCGGTAGAAGAAGAGGCGCAAAACGAACCTGAACTGACCGACGAAGAGTTGGAAGCACAAGCGCTGGCGGCGGAAGCGGCGGAAGACGCGCAAATGATCGTTCCGCTGGCGGAAAAAGACGCGCCGGTCGAAGAGATGATTCAGGAACAGGAAAAACCGACCAAAGAAGGTTTTTTCGCGCGCCTGAAACGCAGCTTACTGAAAACCAAAGAAAACCTCGGTTCCGGATTTATCAGTCTGTTCCGTGGTAAAAAAATCGACGATGATCTGTTTGAAGAGCTGGAGGAACAACTGCTGATTGCCGATGTGGGCGTGGAAACCACGCGCAAAATCATCGCCAATCTGACGGAAGGCGCCAGCCGCAAACAGCTTAAAGATGCTGAAGCGCTGTACGGACTGCTGAAAGACGAGATGGGCGAGATTCTGGCGAAAGTCGATGAACCGCTGAACGTTGAAGGTAAAACGCCGTTTGTTATTCTGATGGTCGGCGTGAATGGGGTGGGGAAAACCACCACCATCGGTAAGCTGGCGCGCCAGTTTGAACAGCAAGGGAAGTCCGTGATGCTGGCGGCGGGCGATACGTTCCGCGCCGCAGCGGTCGAACAGTTGCAGGTCTGGGGTCAGCGTAACAATATTCCGGTGATTGCCCAGCATACCGGCGCGGATTCCGCTTCCGTTATCTTCGACGCCATTCAGGCCGCGAAGGCACGCCACATTGATGTGCTGATTGCCGATACCGCAGGTCGTCTGCAAAACAAATCGCACCTGATGGAAGAACTGAAAAAAATCGTTCGCGTGATGAAGAAACTGGACGAAGACGCGCCGCATGAAGTTATGCTGACGCTTGACGCCAGCACCGGGCAGAATGCGATAAGCCAGGCCAAACTGTTCCATGAAGCGGTGGGCCTGACCGGTATTACCCTGACCAAGCTGGACGGTACGGCGAAAGGTGGGGTGATCTTCTCGGTGGCCGATCAGTTTGGCATCCCTATCCGCTATATTGGTGTGGGCGAACGTATCGAGGATTTACGTCCGTTTAAGGCGGACGATTTTATAGAGGCACTTTTTGCCCGAGAGGATTAACAATGATTCGCTTTGAACATGTCAGCAAGGCCTATCTCGGTGGGAGACAAGCGCTGCAAGGGGTCACATTCCATATGCAGCCGGGCGAGATGGCGTTTCTGACCGGCCACTCCGGCGCGGGGAAAAGTACCCTGCTGAAGCTTATCTGTGGGATTGAGCGGCCCAGCGCCGGGAAAATCCTCTTCAGTGGGCATGACATCACGCGACTGAAAAACCGTGAAGTGCCGTTTTTGCGTCGTCAGATCGGCATGATTTTCCAGGATCACCACCTGTTGATGGACCGAACGGTATTCGACAATGTGGCGATCCCGCTGATTATCGCCGGTGCCAGCGGGGATGATATTCGTCGTCGCGTATCGGCGGCGCTGGACAAGGTTGGACTGCTGGACAAAGCGAAAAACTTCCCGATTCAGCTCTCCGGGGGTGAACAGCAGCGTGTCGGGATCGCCCGTGCGGTGGTGAACAAGCCAGCGGTACTGCTGGCGGATGAACCGACCGGTAACCTGGATGACGCGCTGTCGGAAGGGATTCTGCGTCTGTTCGAAGAGTTTAACCGCGTCGGGGTGACGGTGCTGATGGCGACGCACGACATCGGGCTCATTTCCCGTCGGTCGTACCGTATGCTTACCCTGAGTGATGGCCATTTGCATGGAGGCGAAGCCCGTGAATAAGCGCGACGCTATCAATCAAATCAAACAGTTCGGCGGACGGCTGGACCGTTTTCGTCGTTCCGGCGGCTCCTCCGGTGACGGTGGACGTAACGCGCCGAAGCGGGCGAAACCGTCGCCAAAGCCGAACTCACGTAAAACCAACGTCTTTAACGAGCAGGTGCGCTATGCGTTCCAGGGAGCGTTACAGGATCTGAAAAGCAAACCGCTGGCGACGTTTCTGACGGTGATGGTGATTGCCATCTCCCTGACTCTGCCGAGCGTCTGCTACATGGTCTATAAAAACGTTAACCAGGCAGCGACGCAGTATTACCCGTCTCCGCAGATCACCGTTTATCTGCAAAAAACGCTGGATGATGATGCGGCGGCAGGCGTCGTCGCCCAGTTGCAGGCTGAGCAGGGTGTGGAGAAGGTGAATTACCTTTCTCGTGAAGATGCCCTCGGCGAATTCCGCAACTGGTCCGGTTTCGGCGGCGCGCTGGATATGCTGGAAGAGAATCCCTTGCCTGCGGTGGCGGTGGTGATCCCGAAACTCGACTTCCAGAGCACCGATTCGCTGAATACGCTGCGCGACCGCGTCTCTCGTATTAACGGGATTGATGAAGTGCGGATGGACGACAGCTGGTTTGCCCGTCTGGCGGCGCTGACCGGTCTGGTCGGGCGAGTGTCGGCGATGATTGGTGTGCTGATGGTTGCCGCCGTCTTCCTCGTCATTGGTAACAGCGTGCGGCTGAGCATCTTTGCCCGTCGCGATACGATTAACGTGCAAAAACTGATTGGTGCGACGGATGGATTTATCCTGCGTCCGTTCTTGTACGGCGGCGCATTGCTCGGTTTTTCTGGCGCATTTCTTTCACTGATTTTGTCAGAAATTTTGGTGTTACGACTGTCGTCGGCGGTCACGGAAGTGGCGCAAGTTTTCGGAACGAAGTTTGATCTCAATGGCTTATCGTTCGATGAGTGCCTGTTACTGCTGCTGGTTTGCTCGATGATCGGCTGGGTGGCGGCGTGGCTCGCGACGGTTCAACATTTACGTCACTTTACTCCTGATTAAAAAAACCGTGATATAATCTTTCCCTGCAATGGGTTTCCGTTCGCAGGGAAAGAGTTTCTGTTGTCTCTTCCCCACTTTTCATCTTCATGTCACAATTTGTGCGTAATTTATACACAACGTTGCATTGAACTTGTGGATAAAATCACGGTCTGATAAAAGAGTGAATGCTAATCTCGTTGCTCATTAACGCTGGCACGGTTGTTGCTGATATCTATCGCTGTGGTGCCAGACGATAAAAATTGAGAGGATTTGAATGACCAAAGAAATGCAAAATTTAGCTTTAGCCCCTGTTGGTAACCTGGAGTCTTACATCCGGGCTGCGAACGCGTGGCCGATGTTGTCGGCTGACGAGGAACGGGCACTGGCTGAAAAGCTGCATTACCAGGGCGATCTGGAAGCAGCTAAGACGCTGATCCTGTCTCACCTGCGCTTTGTTGTTCATGTTGCTCGTAACTATGCGGGCTATGGCCTGCCGCAGGCGGATCTCATTCAGGAAGGGAATATCGGCCTGATGAAAGCCGTGCGCCGTTTCAACCCGGAAGTGGGTGTGCGCCTGGTTTCCTTCGCCGTGCACTGGATTAAAGCTGAGATCCACGAATATGTCCTGCGTAACTGGCGTATCGTGAAAGTGGCGACCACTAAAGCACAGCGTAAGCTGTTCTTTAATCTGCGTAAAACCAAGCAGCGTCTGGGCTGGTTTAATCAGGATGAAGTGGAAATGGTGGCGCGTGAGCTGGGTGTTTCCAGTAAAGACGTCCGCGAGATGGAATCTCGTATGGCGGCGCAGGACATGACGTTTGATATGTCCCCGGACGATGAGTCCGACAGCCAGCCGATGGCACCCGTCCTGTATCTGCAGGATAAAACCTCTAACTTTGCCGACGGCATTGAAGAGGATAACTGGGAAGATCAGGCTGCCAACAAACTGACCCATGCGATGGAAGGTCTCGACGAGCGTAGCCAGGATATTATCCGCGCCCGCTGGCTGGACGAAGATAACAAATCTACGCTGCAGGAACTGGCCGATCGCTACGGTGTTTCCGCAGAACGTGTGCGTCAGCTTGAAAAGAACGCCATGAAAAAACTTCGCGCCGCTATCGAAGCGTAACTCCCGCGAAGCCCCCGCTAAAACCCTGGATAACTGTCCGGGGTTTTTGTTTTTTTAGCGCCTGATCTGGCGAATTCCTCCCCCCTGGCAAACACTTACCGATGGGTTGTGCGCATCTTAGGGGAAGAAAATGAAGAATAACGAACTGAATGAACGGCGTTTGCAGGCGACGCCGCGCGGGATCGGCGTGATGTGTGGCTTTTACGCTGAGAGGGCGGAAAACGCAACATTGTGGGATGTGGAAGGCCGTGAGGTGATCGATTTTACCGCTGGTATTGCGGTGCTGAATACCGGGCATCGTCACCCAAAAATCATCGCCGCCATCGAAAAACAGCTCCAGTCTTTTACTCATACCGCTTACCAGATTGTTCCCTACGAAAGCTATGTCCGACTGGCGGAACGTATCAATAAACGTGTGCCGATTGACGGGCCGGTGAAGACGGCATTCTTCTCCACCGGGGCAGAAGCGGTGGAAAACGCAGTGAAGATTGCCCGCGCATATACCAAACGACCCGGGCTCATTACCTTTGGCGGCGCTTTCCACGGGCGGACTTTCATGACGATGGCGCTGACCGGTAAAGTGGCACCTTACAAAATCGGTTTTGGCCCGTTCCCTGGTTCGGTTTATCACGCTCAGTACCCTAATGCGTTACATGGTGTGAGCACTGCCGATGCGCTGCAAAGTCTGGAGCGCATTTTCAAAGCCGATATCGCGCCAGATCAGGTTGCCGCCATCATTCTTGAACCGGTTCAGGGCGAAGGGGGTTTTAATATTGCGCCAACGGAGTTCATGCAGGCGCTGCGGGCGTTGTGCGATACCCACGGTATCTTGTTGATCGCCGATGAGGTGCAAACCGGCTTTGCCCGTACCGGCAAACTGTTTGCGATGGAGCATCATGGCGTACAGCCTGATCTGATGACGATGGCGAAAAGCCTGGCAGGCGGTATGCCGCTCTCTGCGGTCGCTGGCCGTTCCGAAGTGATGGATGCCCCTGCGCCTGGTGGTCTGGGGGGAACGTATGCCGGTAACCCGCTGGCGGTTGCTGCGGCACACGCGGTGCTGGATGTGATTGATGAAGAACAGCTCTGCGCCCGCGCCGCTACATTGGGCACGACGCTGGTCGAGGCGTTGAACCAGGCAAAAGCGGACTGCCCGTTTATTGCCGATATTCGCGCGCAGGGGTCGATGGTGGCGGTAGAATTCAACGATCCGCATAGCGGAAAACCTTCCCCGGAATTCACGCGGCAGGTGCAGGATCGCGCCTTGCAGGAAGGACTTCTGCTACTGAGTTGCGGCGTGTATGGCAACGTCATCCGTTTTCTTTATCCGCTCACCATCCCTGACGCGCAATTTCGTCAGGCGCTCGGCATTATCACCCACTCGCTGACACGATAAACCTGTGCCGTCCATTACCGGGCGGCACGACGCTATGTCGTTCACTTATTATTTGAATATGAAATTAGCTATTCCAAAACTATAAAAATGGGGTATGTTTTAGCAGAGTGTGCTGAAAATGCGCGAGCTGCACACCTATAATCGAAATAAAGCGCTACACAACAACATCACAATAGTCGTAATAACCATAAGAATGGGGAAGGTCAGGATGAATATGAAGGGTAAAGCGTTACTGGCAGGATGTATCGCGTTGGCATTCAGCACAATGGCTCAGGCCGATATTAAAGTCGCTGTTGTCGGTGCGATGTCCGGTCCGGTAGCCCAGTACGGCGACCAGGAGTTTACTGGCGCAGAACAAGCGGTTGCAGACATTAATGCCAAAGGCGGAATCAAAGGCGAAAAACTGCAGATCGTAAAATATGATGATGCCTGTGACCCGAAACAAGCGGTCGCAGTCGCCAACAAAGTGATTAATGACGGCATCAAATACGTTATCGGCCACCTGTGTTCCTCTTCCACTCAGCCCGCGTCTGACATCTACGAAGACGAAGGCATTCTGATGATCACCCCGGCGGCAACGGCACCGGAGCTGACCTCTCGCGGCTACAAGCTGGTGCTGCGCACCACGGGCCTGGACTCAGACCAGGGGCCGACCGCCGCGAAATACATTCTGGAAAAAGTGAAGCCGCAGCGCATCGCGATCGTTCACGACAAACAACAGTACGGTGAAGGTCTGGCGCGTGCCGTGCAGGAAAATCTGAAGAAGGGCAACGCTAACGTGGTGTTCTTTGACGGTATCACCGCCGGTGAGAAAGACTTCTCCACGCTGGTGGCGCGTCTGAAGAAAGAGAATATCGACTTCGTTTACTACGGCGGTTATCACCCGGAAATGGGGCAGATCCTGCGTCAGGCACGTGCTGCGGGTCTGAAAACGCAGTTCATGGGTCCTGAAGGGGTAGCCAACGTTTCCCTGTCTAACATCGCCGGTGAATCGGCCGAAGGTCTGCTGGTGACCAAACCGAAGAACTACGACCAGGTACCTGCGAACAAACCTATCGTTGATGCGATCAAGGCGAAAAAACAAGATCCGAGCGGGGCGTTCGTGTGGACCACCTACGCCGCGCTGCAATCTTTGCAGGCGGGCCTGAACCAGTCAGCCGATCCGGCTGAAATCGCCACCTGGCTGAAAGCGAACTCCGTGGATACCGTCATGGGACCGCTGTCGTGGGATGAGAAGGGTGACTTGAAAGGCTTTGAATTCGGCGTCTTCGACTGGCATGCCAACGGCACGGCGACCGACGCGAAGTAATTTCCACGGCGCCTTTGCGCATTGCAGGTGCATTGGCTGTGTTATTCAACCCCGGTCACTTACGTCGGTAAGCTTCCGGGGATGTCATCCCTTGCCGCCTTCCTGCAACACGAAATTCTTGGGAAAAGGCAGCAGAGAATATAGCCAGCCGGGTAAGGCGAAGCCGCCACCCGGCTTTTTTAACGTTTTTCCCAGCCGTTTTGCTGTGCGGTGAAGCCCAGTACCTGCATAAACGCCGCCATGACGCCCCGGTCTTCCACGCCGACATCCGCCATCCACCAGGAGGAGACGTTCGGATTATCATGGATCACTTCTTCCACCAGATATTTTCCCACCCCCCGACGCCGCGTGACGTCACGGATGCGCAGCGAATCCAGCGCGCCCTGAGTGCCGCTCAGGGTGACCCTTACGGCGCCTAACAACCGCTCATTAAATCGTGCCGCGTAGATCCGGTGCGTTTCATCTACGCTTAAAGAGGCGGCGGAATACTCCGGCCAGATTTTGCCCAAGTCGATCAGATCCTGATCGCTAAAGTGTTCTAAACGAATGATGGTCAGCTTCATCGACAGCATGTCCAAATCACAAAAGAGAGTGCAAGTGTACCGAAATAATTCAACCGGACGCTTTCTCTTTTTTAAATCATTTGGCAGGTGATTAATTTTATGACGGTCAGAACCTCAGTTCGAAACATCAGAGAATGAAAAACAGGCAGGATAATACCCTGGAAGGTAGTGTTTTATTCGGCTCATTGTCCCGTTATTTTATGCTGACAAGTGTGCTTTTTTTTGTTTATCTATGGTGAAAAGCAGAATATTATCTGTTCTTAATAGACTGAAAAATAGAGGTTTTACGCTGTATTTGCGGAAAATACTGCGCTAAACCATTAATCAGACTGGTAAAAATAGTGTAGTGCAAAAAAAGCACAGTCTGCTTTTTAACCATATAAATAGAAAATAAGTACATCACGAATGGGGATTCAGTAAATGAAACGGAATGCGAAAACGGTCATCGCAGGGGTGATTGCACTGGCGATGTCACAGGCGGCAATGGCAGAGGATATTAAAGTTGCTGTTGTCGGCGCGATGTCGGGTCCAGTGGCGCAGTGGGGCGACATGGAATTTAACGGCGCGCGTCAGGCCATCAAAGACATCAACGCCAAAGGCGGCATCAACGGCGACAAGCTGGTCGCTGTGGAATATGACGACGCCTGCGATCCAAAACAGGCCGTGGCGGTGGCGAACAAAATCGTCAACGACGGTATTCAGTATGTGATTGGTCACCTCTGCTCCTCTTCGACTCAGCCTGCGTCGGATATTTACGAAGATGAAGGCATTCTGATGATCTCGCCTGGTGCGACCAACCCGGAACTGACGCAGCGCGGCTACGCGCACATCATGCGTACCGCCGGACTGGACTCTTCTCAGGGACCGACCGCAGCAAAATACATTCTTGAGAGCGTAAAACCGCAGCGCATCGCCATCATTCACGACAAACAGCAGTACGGTGAAGGCCTGGCGCGCTCTGTTCAGGATGCGCTGAAAGCGGCAAACGCCAATATCGTCTTCTTTGATGGCATCACAGCAGGTGAGAAAGATTTCTCCGCGCTGCTTGCGCGCCTGAAAAAAGAGAACATCGACTTTGTGTACTACGGCGGCTACTACCCGGAAATGGGGCAGATGCTGCGCCAGGCGCGCTCCGTCGGGCTGAAAACCATGTTCATGGGGCCGGAAGGCGTGGGCAATGCATCGCTGTCGAATATCGCCGGTGAAGCAGCTGAAGGCATGCTGGTCACCATGCCAAAACGCTATGACCAGGATCCGGCCAACAAAGCAATTGTTGATGCGCTGAAAGCCGATAAAAAAGATCCGACTGGTCCGTATGTGTGGATCACCTACGCTGCTGTGCAGTCACTGGCAACGGCAATGGACCGTTCTGACAGCAAAGCGCCGCTGGATCTGGTGAAAGATTTAAAAGCAAACGGTGCTGATACCGTCATTGGGCCGCTGAAATGGGATGAAAAAGGCGATCTAAAGGGATTTGAATTTGGTGTCTTCCAGTGGCACGCCGATGGGTCATCCACGGCAGCCAAATAATTATCCCACCGCCCGTTCACACGGGCGGAAATAGAAAGGTTTTTTTATGTCCGAGCAGTTCCTGTACTTTTTGCAGCAGATGTTTAACGGCGTCACGCTGGGAAGCACCTATGCGCTGATCGCCATCGGTTACACCATGGTGTACGGCATTATCGGCATGATCAACTTCGCCCACGGCGAGGTATACATGATCAGTAGCTATGTCTCTTTTATGATTATCGCGGCACTCATGATGATGGGGATCGATACCAGTTGGTTGCTGGTGGCGGCCGGATTCATTGGGGCGATTATCATTGCCAGCGCCTACGGCTGGAGCATTGAGCGGGTGGCGTATCGGCCCGTCCGGAATTCCAAACGTCTGATTGCGCTGATCTCCGCGATTGGGATGTCTATCTTCCTGCAAAACTACGTCAGCCTGACGGAAGGTTCACGTGACGTGGCGCTGCCCAGCCTGTTCAACGGGCAATGGGTCGTGGGGGCCAGCGAAAACTTCTCCGCATCGATCACCACCATGCAACTGGTCATCTGGGTTGTGACCTTCCTGGCGATGCTGGCACTGACCATTTTTATCCGTTACTCCCGCATGGGACGTGCCTGCCGTGCTTGTGCGGAAGACCTGAAAATGGCCAGCCTGCTCGGGATTAACACGGACCGCGTGATTGCGTTGACCTTTGTGATTGGCGCAGCGATGGCGGCAGTGGCCGGCGTGCTGCTCGGGCAATTCTACGGGGTGATCAACCCCTATATCGGCTTTATGGCCGGGATGAAAGCCTTTACCGCAGCGGTGCTTGGCGGGATCGGCAGCATTCCAGGCGCGATGATCGGCGGCCTGATTCTGGGCGTCGCGGAAGCGCTTTCTTCTGCTTATCTGAGTACGGAATACAAAGACGTGGTGTCGTTCGCCCTGTTGATTCTGGTACTGCTGGTGATGCCGACCGGGATTCTGGGCCGTCCGGAGGTAGAGAAAGTATGAAACCGATGCATTTTGCGATGGCGCTGCTCTCTGCCGCGATGTTCTTCGTGCTGGCGGGCGTCTTTATGGGCGTTCAACTGGAACTGGATGGCACCAAACTGGTGGTGGACACCGCTGCCGACATCCGCTGGCAGTGGGTGTTTATCGGCACTGCCGTGGTCTTTTTCTTCCAGATGCTGCGTCCGGTATTCCAGAAGAGCCTGAAAAGCGTCTCCGGGCCGAAGTTTATTTTGCCAGCGATTGATGGCTCAACCGTAAAGCAGAAGCTGTTCCTGATTGCGCTGCTGGTGATTGCCGTGGCGTGGCCGTTTATGGTCTCGCGCGGCACGGTGGATATCGCCACGCTGACCATGATTTATATCATTCTCGGCCTGGGGCTGAACGTTGTCGTCGGGCTTTCCGGCCTGTTGGTATTAGGCTACGGCGGTTTCTACGCAATTGGCGCGTACACTTTTGCGCTGCTGAACCACTATTACGGTCTCGGCTTCTGGACCTGCTTGCCGCTGGCGGGACTGGTCGCAGCGGCGGCGGGTTTCCTGCTGGGCTTCCCGGTGCTGCGTCTGCGTGGCGACTACCTGGCAATCGTCACCCTGGGATTTGGTGAGATCGTCCGTATTCTGCTGCTCAACAATACTGAAATCACTGGCGGTCCGAACGGCATCAGCCAGATCCCGAAACCGACGCTGTTCGGTCTCGAGTTCAGCCGCAGCGCACGTGAAGGCGGCTGGGATACCTTCAGCAACTTCTTCAATGTGAAATAC
The sequence above is drawn from the Citrobacter amalonaticus genome and encodes:
- the livH gene encoding high-affinity branched-chain amino acid ABC transporter permease LivH codes for the protein MSEQFLYFLQQMFNGVTLGSTYALIAIGYTMVYGIIGMINFAHGEVYMISSYVSFMIIAALMMMGIDTSWLLVAAGFIGAIIIASAYGWSIERVAYRPVRNSKRLIALISAIGMSIFLQNYVSLTEGSRDVALPSLFNGQWVVGASENFSASITTMQLVIWVVTFLAMLALTIFIRYSRMGRACRACAEDLKMASLLGINTDRVIALTFVIGAAMAAVAGVLLGQFYGVINPYIGFMAGMKAFTAAVLGGIGSIPGAMIGGLILGVAEALSSAYLSTEYKDVVSFALLILVLLVMPTGILGRPEVEKV
- the livM gene encoding branched chain amino acid ABC transporter permease LivM, coding for MKPMHFAMALLSAAMFFVLAGVFMGVQLELDGTKLVVDTAADIRWQWVFIGTAVVFFFQMLRPVFQKSLKSVSGPKFILPAIDGSTVKQKLFLIALLVIAVAWPFMVSRGTVDIATLTMIYIILGLGLNVVVGLSGLLVLGYGGFYAIGAYTFALLNHYYGLGFWTCLPLAGLVAAAAGFLLGFPVLRLRGDYLAIVTLGFGEIVRILLLNNTEITGGPNGISQIPKPTLFGLEFSRSAREGGWDTFSNFFNVKYDPSDRVIFLYLVALLLVVLSLFVINRLLRMPLGRAWEALREDEIACRSLGLSPTRIKLTAFTISAAFAGFAGTLFAARQGFVSPESFTFAESAFVLAIVVLGGMGSQFAVILAAILLVVSRELMRDFNEYSMLMLGGLMVLMMIWRPQGLLPMTRPQLKLKNGEAKGEQA